TATGGTTGGAGGGTTTGGTTCATCCCTATGTGAGGGCGAGAATGGAGGAGGGGATTAGGGAGTCAGATGCGCCGATTATTCTTCTATCTATTCCTCTTTTGTTTGAGGCAAAAATGACTGATTTAGTGGATCAAATTTGGGTGGTATATACGGATTTTGAAACCCAAGTTTCTCGGTTACAGCAACGCAATGGTTTTTCTCGTCAAGGTGCGATCGCCCGTATTCGTAGTCAAATGCCCCTACAAGATAAACTCGTAAGGGCGGATGTGGTTATTGATAATAGTGGGAGTGTTGAGGAGTTATATCGGTTAATAAAACAAATCAAACTTGAAGCATGAATTTCACCAAAACTTTATATAAAACAAGTATCACTTAGGTGGTTTTACTGTTATAAAAAGGTGTTATTTTTGGTATATTATTAATAGGTATTAATGTACCTAGGCATTATTTTGTATAGAAAAAATAAAATCATTTAAGCAATTTATATATTAATAATCAATCACAATACAGACATTAGGCAAAATAAAGTCTGGCTTTAGTATTAAGAATTAACAACTAATAAAACCACAGTAATTAAAAGAGGAAGGGTGAACGCTATGTTAAATAACAACAAATTCTCTAAAAAAAATAAAAATAAAACAAATTTTCAGTTTAAACTCCTGTCAATATTGCAGAATAGCTCCCAAAAAGGTTCCACTCTTGCTGTGGGGGTTGGGCTAGGGGCGCTGATGATTGCGGGAACTACCCTCGCCATTACCACTTCTAACCAGAATAAGACTAATGTTACCGCTGACGAACAAAGCGCTCAGGCCGTTGCGGCGGCAGAGGCGGGGGTTGCGAGGATTCAAGGATTTTTGGCGGAAAATCCTGAAATGGCATGGGTTGATTGGTCAGAGCTTGCAGAAACTACAGATGAGGAAGCTGAAAGTATTATTATTGGAGCATTAAATAACAATTCACAGCAAGAAGTTTCAAGCTCTTGTGCACCTTTTGGTTTGAGTTCTAACTCGGATTCGACCTCTGAGAATCCGACTCCTGTTGAGTTGAAAAATTCCGTTGCAGATGTTGCTGGAGGGGTAGCTCGTACAAGTGATAAGAATGAACTTTATAGTGATGATAACTGGGTTTCTGTTAGCAGTGATACACAGTATCAGTTGATTAGTTATACCCCCCCTGAAAATTCTGGTGAATTGGGTACTCTACTTATGCGGGGAAGAAGATTCTCTGATTCCAACACCTCTCAAGCTGAACTTGAAGTTAAATTTCCTGTTACAAAAGTTGAGATTCCACAAGATGATCAAGTCGAGAACACTAGTTTCACAGGCAGCGGAAGTCAATTATGGGCTCAAAACTTTCAAGCAAGTGGCGGTGGTAGTTTTACTATAAATATCGACTCTGTCGCCGACTCTTTCGGTTGCTACACTGGTAATTCCAAGAATCCAATGAACTGGGAAACATTTATAACAAGTGGAATAGGTGGTAATTCAACAGTAAAATATAATAATCACGATAAAAATGTAGGTGCTTTTCCTCCATTACCTGGAAATATTAACAAAGAAGGTAATCAGTACAGTAAATTTTCTGAAACTAATGCCGTTACGTCTAATACTTGCATAACGGATACTTTACCAAGATCCAATGATCAGCCTATTGCGAACAATACCTATGCTTATAATATGCCTTTAGACTGTGCCGTCACTTTCGACATAACGGGTGATAGAAATATTCATGTTTTTTCTGATCAGTCCATCAATGTCAAAAATGTCACTATCAAAATGGGTGAGCAGACTTGCACCGGAAACGGAAAGAATAAATCATGTACAACACAGCCCAATAATCCGGGGAAACTTATCGTTTATGGAAATAAAGGCTTAGAAATGGCTGGTAACGGCGGTTTAAGTCAAAACGATTGGAAATATGCTCAGTT
The sequence above is a segment of the Cyanobacterium stanieri PCC 7202 genome. Coding sequences within it:
- a CDS encoding hypothetical protein (KEGG: cyt:cce_3646 hypothetical protein~SPTR: Putative uncharacterized protein;~IMG reference gene:2503365392_SP); its protein translation is MLNNNKFSKKNKNKTNFQFKLLSILQNSSQKGSTLAVGVGLGALMIAGTTLAITTSNQNKTNVTADEQSAQAVAAAEAGVARIQGFLAENPEMAWVDWSELAETTDEEAESIIIGALNNNSQQEVSSSCAPFGLSSNSDSTSENPTPVELKNSVADVAGGVARTSDKNELYSDDNWVSVSSDTQYQLISYTPPENSGELGTLLMRGRRFSDSNTSQAELEVKFPVTKVEIPQDDQVENTSFTGSGSQLWAQNFQASGGGSFTINIDSVADSFGCYTGNSKNPMNWETFITSGIGGNSTVKYNNHDKNVGAFPPLPGNINKEGNQYSKFSETNAVTSNTCITDTLPRSNDQPIANNTYAYNMPLDCAVTFDITGDRNIHVFSDQSINVKNVTIKMGEQTCTGNGKNKSCTTQPNNPGKLIVYGNKGLEMAGNGGLSQNDWKYAQFYIANGNVDVKGTSSTAGFIFAPNSTVQYRGTSSHFGPIWAQTFEVTGGGQGNLIGQPFTENDANYLSVNLNTGTSLGYSYSIDPPSGYRRRGIGSN
- a CDS encoding dephospho-CoA kinase (PFAM: Dephospho-CoA kinase~TIGRFAM: dephospho-CoA kinase~COGs: COG0237 Dephospho-CoA kinase~InterPro IPR001977~KEGG: cyh:Cyan8802_3605 dephospho-CoA kinase~PFAM: Dephospho-CoA kinase~PRIAM: Dephospho-CoA kinase~SPTR: Dephospho-CoA kinase;~TIGRFAM: dephospho-CoA kinase) → MIIGLTGGIATGKSTVSDYLRDKYQIPVIDADVLAREAVQVGSPIFERIVERYGDDILNPDGDINRGRLGEIVFGDEGERLWLEGLVHPYVRARMEEGIRESDAPIILLSIPLLFEAKMTDLVDQIWVVYTDFETQVSRLQQRNGFSRQGAIARIRSQMPLQDKLVRADVVIDNSGSVEELYRLIKQIKLEA